The proteins below are encoded in one region of Heliangelus exortis chromosome 22, bHelExo1.hap1, whole genome shotgun sequence:
- the ABCA2 gene encoding ATP-binding cassette sub-family A member 2 isoform X3 yields MGFLHQLHLLLWKNVTLKRRSPWVLAFEIFIPLVLFFILLGLRQKKPTIPVKEAFYTAAPLTSAGILPVMQSLCPDGQRDEFGFLQYSNSTVTQLLEHLSEAVEQSSLFDPQHPGLEEELESLRRRLEALSSSEPSSTESHFSNQPGSGFTLAWAAKDQGELHRFLMQNLSLPNSTAELLLGSSINPQEVYRLFFGSFPLVPDETHERELWDEFGPSEKITHLEKSLPSSWRSLQDGLVHRALRDPVTAPRRPSLLHLLSQALGLAGTTPAPTASSSPQAFITEMEHVLFTGPVLEQLTCEQGAGGLHRLLHVAPRQQPLLQTYRVLACNGTRGTRQQRFSQLATELRDQMDTPKIASRLKLDEVNSTAAQHRLRALLEDLVEMEKVLRDVDILSALAKLLPRGACASKAPPPTANSTGWASTNATATNATAEEEGTGGGSAGGDNSQGQFSAFVQLWAGLQPILCGNNRTIEPEALKQGNMSSLGFTSKEQRNLGLLVHLMTSNPKILYAPVGTEVDKVILKANETFAFVGNVTHYAKAWLNISPEIRAYLEEGRLQRRIRWLQQFTADLHKHPEILNVSDSDVLHNFLNGNFSLPNASVLLQQLDAIDNAACGWVHFMDKVSVDVFKGFPDEESIVNYTLNQAYQDNVTVFASVIFQTNKDGSLPPHVMYKIRQNSSFTEKTNEIRRAYWRPGPNTGGRFYFLYGFVWIQDMMERALINTFVGHDVVEPGNYVQMFPYPCYTRDDFLFVIEHMMPLCMVISWVYSVAMMIQHIVTEKEHRLKEVMKMMGLNNAVHWVAWFITGFVQLSISVTALTAILKYGKVLMHSDVLIIWLFLAIYAVATIMFCFLVSVLYSKAKLASACGGIIYFLSYVPYMYVAIREEVAHDKITAFEKCIASLMSTTAFGLGSKYFALYEVAGVGIQWHTFSQSPVEGDDFNLLLSMMMLIVDAVVYGVLTWYIEAVHPGMFGLPRPWYFPFQKSYWLGNGRVETWEWTWPWSCTTRLSIMEEDQACAMESRRLAEETRGIEEEPTHLPLVVCIDKLTKVYKTDKKLALNKLSLNLYENQVVSFLGHNGAGKTTTMSILTGLFPPTSGSATIYGHDIRTEMDEIRKNLGMCPQHNVLFDRLTVEEHLWFYSQLKSMAEEEIRKEMDKMIEDLELSNKRHSLVQTLSGGMKRKLSVAIAFVGGSRAVILDEPTAGVDPYARRAIWDLILKYKPGRTILLSTHHMDEADLLGDRIAIISHGKLKCCGSPLFLKSTYGDGYKLTVVKKQSDTRNGTELGQPHSPPAHSSLSPCSESRVSQFIKKYVASCLLISDTNTELSYILPSEAVKKGCFERLFQHLEQSLEELDLTSFGLMDTTLEEVFLKVSEEDQSLENSDVDMKESKKDALRPLTPELGPKPQANGEPLAEAAVPEKPEVELSNLVTCSKLAQSQASLRSGSSVGSVRGDEEQETEDRDLAGQGSFKLEGSWLKLRQFHGLIVKRFHCAKRNTKALFSQILLPAFFVCVAMTVALSVPEIGDLPPLILSPSQYHNYTQPKGNFIPYANEERREYRIRLSPDASPQQLVNTFHLPSGVGATCVLKAAFNNTLDQPMQTLNLNSNESKMLAAKYFDAMCIDSFTQGLPLSNFVPPPPSPAPSDYPVSVDEDLLHAWNSTTFSSAIKETVTSAPALPRIIHEPIKCMCSMQGTGFSCPSGVGGHPPQMKVVTGDILADITGRNVSEYLLYTSDRFRLHRYGALTFGNIQKSIPASFGAKAPATVRKIAVRRAAQVFYNNKGYHSMPTYLNTLNNAILRANLPKSKGNPAAYGITVTNHPMNKTSASLSLDYLLQGTDVVIAIFIIVAMSFVPASFVVFLVAEKATKAKHLQFVSGCDPVIYWLANYVWDMLNYLVPATCCIIILFVFDLPAYTSPTNFPAVLSLFLLYGWSITPIMYPASFWFEVPSSAYVFLIVINLFIGITATVATFLLQLFEHDKDLKVVNSYLKSCFLVFPNYNLGHGLMEMAYNEYINEYYAKIGQFDKIKSPFEWDIVTRGLVAMTIEGFIGFFITIMCQYNFFRKPQRLPVSTKPIEDDIDVANERHRVLRGDADNDMLKIENLTKVYKSRKIGRILAVDRLCVGVRPGECFGLLGVNGAGKTTTFKMLTGDESTTGGEAFVNGHSILKELLQVQQSLGYCPQFDALFDELTAQEHLELYTRLRGIPWKDEERVVKWALKKLELTKYADKPASTYSGGNKRKLSTAIALIGYPAFIFLDEPTTGMDPKARRFLWNLILDVIKTGRSVVLTSHSMEECEALCTRLAIMVNGRLKCLGSIQHLKNRFGDGYMITVRTKSSLNIKEVVRFFNRNFPEAVLKERHHTKAQYQLKSDQISLAQVFSKMEQVVDVLGIEDYSVSQTTLDNVFVNFAKKQSDNLEQQETSPSCTLQSPLERVLSLLRPRAAPTELRALVVEEQEDLETDDEGLISFEEERAQLSFNTDTLC; encoded by the exons ATGGGGTTCCTGCAccagctccatctcctgctctggaAGAACGTGACGCTGAAGCGGCGCAGCCCG TGGGTGCTGGCCTTTGAGATCTTCATCCCCTTGGTGCTCTTCTTCATCCTCCTGGGGCTGAGGCAGAAGAAGCCAACCATCCCTGTGAAGGAAG CTTTCTACACGGCGGCCCCACTCACCTCAGCCGGAATCCTGCCCGTCATGCAGTCCCTGTGCCCCGATGGTCAACGTGATGAGTTTGGCTTCCTCCAGTATTCCAACTCCAC GGTGACCCAGCTCCTGGAGCATCTCAGTGAAGCggtggagcagagcagcctctttgacccacagcacccaggtctggaggaggagctggagtcACTGCGTCGGCGCCTGGAGGCTCTCAGCAGCAGTGAGCCCAGCTCCACAGAGTCCCACTTCAGCAACCAGCCAG GGTCTGGTTTCACACTGGCATGGGCAGCCAAGGACCAAGGTGAGCTGCACCGTTTCCTGATGCAGAACCTGTCCCTCCCCAACAGCACCGCTGAGCTTCTCCTGGGCTCCAGCATCAACCCACAGGAG gtgTACCGCCTGTTTTTTGGTTCCTTTCCTTTGGTACCTGATGAGACCCATGAGCGAGAGCTGTGGGATGAGTTTGGCCCCAGTGAGAAGATCACACACTTGGAG AAGAgcctgcccagcagctggaggagcctGCAGGACGGGCTGGTCCACAGGGCACTACGGGACCCGGTGACAGCCCCACGCCGGCCATCACTGCTCCACCTGCTCTCCCAGGCCCTGGGCCTTGCTGGtaccaccccagcacccactgcctCCAGTAGCCCCCAGGCTTTCATCACTGAGATGGAG CATGTCCTCTTCACTGGGCcggtgctggagcagctgacGTGTGAGCAGGGTGCAGGGGGGCTGCACAGGCTCCTGCACGTTGcccccaggcagcagcctctgctgcagACGTACCGGGTGCTGGCCTGCAATGGCACCCGGGGCACTCGCCAGCAGCGCTTCAGCCAGCTGGCCACCGAGCTGAGGGACCAGATGGACACCCCCAAGATTGCCAGCAGG CTGAAACTGGACGAGGTGAACAGCACGGCTGCCCAGCACCGCCTCCGTGCCCTCCTGGAGGATCTGGTGGAGATGGAGAAGGTTCTCCGGGATGTGGACATCCTCTCAGCACTGGCCAAGCTGCTACCCAGGGGAGCCTGTGCCAGCAAGGCCCCCCCACCCACTGCCAACAGCACTGGCTGGGCCAGCACCAATGCCACGGCCACCAATGCCAcggcagaggaggaggggacaggagggggcTCAGCTGGTGGTGACAACTCCCAGGGACAGTTCTCAGCATTtgtgcagctctgggctgggctgcagcccaTCCTCTGTGGCAACAACCG GACCATCGAGCCTGAGGCTCTGAAGCAGGGCAACATGAGTTCACTGGGCTTCACCAGCAAGGAGCAGCGAAACCTGGGCCTCCTCGTGCACCTGATGACCAGCAACCCCAAAATCCTCTATGCACCTGTGGGCACTGAAGTAGACAAGGTCATCCTGAAG GCCAATGAGACCTTTGCCTTCGTGGGCAATGTCACCCACTATGCCAAGGCCTGGCTGAACATCTCCCCTGAGATCCGTGCCTACCTGGAGGAGGGTCGGCTGCAGAGACGCATCCGCTGGCTCCAGCAG TTCACTGCTGACCTCCACAAGCACCCAGAGATCCTGAATGTCTCAGACAGTGATGTTCTTCATAATTTCCTCAATGGCAACTTCTCCCTGCCCAACGCCAGcgtcctgctccagcagctggatGCCATTGACAATGCTGCCTGTGGCTGGGTCCACTTCATGGACAAG GTCAGTGTGGATGTCTTCAAAGGGTTCCCAGATGAGGAGAGCATCGTCAACTACACATTGAACCAGGCCTACCAGGACAATGTCACAGTCTTTGCCA GTGTCATCTTCCAGACCAACAAGGATGGCTCCCTGCCCCCTCATGTCATGTACAAGATCCGACAGAATTCCAGCTTCACGGAGAAGACCAACGAGATCCGCCGGGCGTACTGGCGGCCTGGCCCCAACACTGGTGGTCGCTTCTACTTTCTCTATGGCTTTGTCTGGATCCAGG acaTGATGGAACGTGCCCTCATCAACACCTTTGTTGGCCACGATGTGGTGGAGCCCGGCAACTACGTGCAGATGTTCCCATATCCGTGTTATACCCGGGATGA CTTTCTCTTTGTCATCGAGCACATGATGCCCCTGTGCATGGTTATCTCCTGGGTCTACTCAGTGGCCATGATGATCCAGCACATTGTAACAGAGAAGGAGCATCGCCTGAAAGAG GTGATGAAGATGATGGGCTTGAACAATGCAGTGCACTGGGTGGCGTGGTTCATCACTGGCTTTGTCCAGCTCTCCATCTCGGTCACGGCGCTCACCGCCATCCTCAAGTACGGCAAGGTCCTGATGCACAGTGATGTCCTCATCATCTGGCTCTTCCTTGCCATCTATGCAGTAGCCACCATCATGTTCTG CTTTCTGGTGTCAGTGCTCTACTCTAAGGCCAAGCTGGCCTCTGCCTGTGGTGGCATCATCTACTTCCTCAGCTACGTGCCCTACATGTATGTGGCCATCCGGGAGGAGGTGGCACATGACAAGATCACTGCCTTTGAGAAGTGCATCGCG TCTCTCATGTCCACCACAGCCTTTGGCCTGGGCTCCAAGTACTTTGCACTGTATGAGGTGGCTGGCGTGGGCATCCAGTGGCACACCTTCAGCCAGTCACCCGTGGAAGGAGATGATTTCAACCTCCTGCTGTCCATGATGATGCTGATTGTGGATGCAGTGGTCTACGGGGTGCTCACGTGGTACATTGAGGCTGTGCATCCTG GCATGTTTGGTTTGCCCCGGCCCTGGTACTTCCCCTTCCAGAAGTCCTACTGGCTGGGAAATGGGAGAGTGGAGACCTGGGAGTGGACCTGGCCCTGGTCCTGCACCACTCGCCTCAGCATCATGGAGGAGGATCAGGCCTGTGCCATggagagcaggaggctgg CAGAGGAGACCCGGGGCATTGAGGAGGAGCCAACCCACCTCCCCTTGGTTGTCTGCATTGACAAACTCACCAAGGTCTACAAGACAGACAAGAAGCTGGCGCTGAACAAGCTGAGCCTCAACCTGTATGAGAACCAGGTGGTCTCCTTCCTGGGACACAACGGTGCAGGCAAAACCACCACCAT GTCCATCCTAACCGGCTTGTTCCCTCCGACCTCGGGTTCTGCAACCATCTATGGCCACGATATCCGAACAGAGATGGATGAGATCCGGAAGAACCTGGGTATGTGTCCTCAGCACAACGTGCTCTTCGACAGGCTGACAGTGGAAGAGCACCTCTGGTTCTACTCACAGCTCAAGAGCATGGCAGAGGAGGAGATCCGCAAGGAGATGGACAA GATGATTGAGGACCTGGAGCTTTCCAACAAACGCCACTCCCTGGTGCAGACCCTCTCAGGGGGAATGAAGAGGAAGCTGTCAGTGGCCATTGCCTTCGTGGGTGGGTCACGGGCCGTGATCTTGGACGAGCCCACTGCTGGCGTGGACCCCTATGCACGCAGGGCCATTTGGGACCTCATCCTCAAGTATAAGCCAG GGAGGACCATCCTGCTCTCCACACATCACATGGATGAGGCTGACCTGCTGGGTGACCGCATCGCCATCATCTCCCACGGCAAGCTCAAGTGCTGTGGATCTCCACTCTTCCTCAAGAGCACCTATGGTGATGGCTACAAGCTGACAGTGGTGAAGAAGCAGTCAGACACCAGGAATGGCACAG agctgggccagCCACACAGCCCCCCAGCCCACTCCTCTCTCAGCCCCTGCTCCGAGTCTCGTGTCTCCCAGTTCATCAAGAAATATGTGGCCTCCTGCCTCCTCATCTCAGACACCAACACTGAGCTCTCCTACATCCTGCCCAGTGAGGCTGTCAAAAAAGGCTGCTTTGAGAGGCTCTTCCAG CACTTagagcagagcctggaggagctggaCCTCACCAGTTTTGGGCTGATGGACACCACACTGGAGGAGGTTTTCCTGAAGGTGTCTGAGGAGGATCAGTCTCTGGAGAACAGCGACGTGG aCATGAAGGAGTCCAAGAAGGACGCCCTGAGGCCACTCACCCCGGAGCTGGGCCCAAAGCCCCAGGCCAACGGGGAGCCTCTGGCTGAAGCAGCCGTGCCAGAGAAGCCTGAGGTGGAGCTCAGCAACCTGGTGACCTGCTCCAAGCTGGCACAGTCACAGGCATCCCTGCGCTCGGGCTCCTCCGTGGGCTCCGTGCGGGGTGACGAAG AACAAGAGACAGAGGACCGGGACCTGGCTGGGCAGGGAAGCTTCAAGCTGGAGGGCTCGTGGCTGAAGCTGCGCCAGTTCCATGGTTTGATTGTCAAACGCTTCCACTGCGCCAAGCGCAACACCAAAGCCCTCTTCTCACAgatcctcctgcctgccttctttGTCTGTGTGGCCATGACAGTGGCACTCTCTGTGCCTGAAATAG GTGACCTGCCACCCCTCATCCTCTCACCATCACAGTACCACAACTACACCCAGCCCAAGGGCAACTTCATTCCTTATGCCAACGAGGAGCGGCGTGAGTACCG CATCAGGCTGTCTCCCGAtgccagcccccagcagctggtGAACACTTTCCACCTGCCCTCCGGTGTGGGGGCCACCTGTGTGCTCAAGGCAGCCTTCAACAACACACTGGACCAGCCCATGCAAACCCTTAACCTCAACAGCAATGAGTCCAAGATGTTGGCAGCCAAGTACTTCGACGCCATGTGCATCGATTCCTTCACCCAGGGCCTGCCACTCTCCAACTTTGTGCCAccacctccatccccagccccctctGACTACCCTGTCTCGGTGGATGAGGACCTGCTCCATGCCTGGAACTCTACAACCTTCTCCTCTGCTATCAAAG aaACTGTGACCTcggcccctgccctgccccgtATCATCCACGAGCCCATCAAGTGCATGTGCTCCATGCAGGGGACAGGCTTCTCCTGCCCCAGTGGCGTGGGAGGCCACCCCCCCCAGATGAAGGTGGTGACAGGGGACATCCTGGCAGACATCACAGGGCGCAACGTCTCCGAGTACCTGCTCTACACCTCGGATCGCTTCCGGCTGCACAG GTACGGGGCACTTACCTTTGGCAACATCCAGAAATCCATCCCGGCCTCCTTCGGGGCCAAGGCTCCTGCCACAGTGCGCAAGATCGCTGTCCGGAGAGCAGCCCAG gTCTTCTACAACAACAAGGGCTACCACAGCATGCCCACCTACCTCAACACTCTCAACAATGCCATTCTGCGAGCCAACTTGCCCAAGAGTAAAGGCAACCCTGCTGCCTATG GCATCACGGTCACCAACCACCCCATGAACAAGACGAGCGCCAGCCTGTCCCTGGATTACCT TCTGCAAGGCACAGACGTGGTGATAGCCATCTTCATCATTGTGGCCATGTCCTTTGTGCCAGCCAGCTTTGTGGTGTTCCTGGTGGCCGAAAAGGCCACCAAGGCCAAACATCTGCAGTTTGTGAGTGGCTGTGACCCTGTCATCTACTGGTTGGCCAACTACGTGTGGGACATG CTGAACTACCTGGTGCCTGCCACGTGCTGCATCATCATCCTCTTTGTGTTTGACCTCCCAGCATATACCTCTCCCACCAACTTCCCTGCtgtcctctccctcttcctgctCTATGG CTGGTCCATCACCCCCATCATGTACCCTGCTTCCTTCTGGTTTGaggtgcccagctctgcctaCGTCTTCCTCATCGTTATCAACCTCTTCATTGGCATCACAGCCACTGTTGCCACgtttctgctgcagctctttgaGCATGACAAG GATCTGAAGGTGGTGAACAGCTACCTGAAGAGCTGCTTCCTTGTATTCCCTAACTACAACCTGGGCCACGGCTTGATGGAGATGGCCTACAACGAGTACATCAATGAGTATTATGCCAAGATTG GGCAGTTTGATAAAATTAAGTCACCCTTTGAGTGGGACATCGTGACGCGGGGGCTTGTTGCCATGACAATTGAAGGCTTCATTGGCTTCTTCATCACCATCATGTGCCAGTACAACTTCTTCCGCAAGCCCCA GCGCCTGCCTGTCTCCACCAAACCTATTGAGGATGACATTGACGTGGCCAACGAGCGTCACCGTGTCCTGCGTGGCGATGCTGACAATGACATGCTGAAGATTGAAAACCTCACCAAG gTGTACAAGTCCCGCAAGATCGGGCGCATCCTGGCTGTGGACCGGCTGTGCGTGGGTGTGCGACCCGGGGAGTGCTTCGGGCTGTTGGGTGTCAACGGTGCCGGCAAGACAACCACCTTCAAGATGCTGACAGGGGATGAGAGCACCACTGGCGGGGAGGCCTTTGTTAATGGGCACAG CATCCTGAAGGAGCTCCTGCAGGTCCAGCAGAGCTTGGGCTACTGCCCCCAGTTTGACGCTCTCTTCGACGAGCTGACGGCTCAGGAGCACCTGGAGCTCTACACCCGCCTGCGTGGCATCCCCTGGAAGGACGAGGAGCGG GTGGTCAAGTGGGCACTGAAGAAGCTGGAGCTGACCAAGTACGCTGACAAACCCGCCAGCACCTACAGTGGAGGCAACAAGAGGAAGCTGTCAACTGCCATCGCACTCATTGGATACCCAGCCTTCATTTTCCTG GATGAGCCCACCACAGGGATGGATCCCAAGGCACGGCGCTTTCTCTGGAACCTCATCCTGGATGTCATCAAAACGGGTCGCTCCGTGGTGCTTACTTCCCACAG catGGAGGAGTGTGAGGCACTCTGCACTCGCTTGGCCATCATGGTGAACGGGCGGCTCAAGTGTCTCGGCAGCATCCAGCACCTGAAGAACAG GTTTGGAGATGGCTACATGATCACAGTGCGCACCAAATCCAGCCTCAACATCAAGGAGGTGGTGAGGTTCTTCAACCGCAACTTCCCTGAAGCTGTTCTCAAG GAGCGGCACCACACCAAGGCCCAGTACCAGCTGAAATCGGACCAGATCTCGCTGGCACAGGTCTTCAGCAAGATGGAGCAGGTGGTGGATGTCCTGGGCATCGAAGATTACTCTGTCAGCCAGACCACTCTGGACAAT GTGTTTGTGAATTTTGCCAAGAAGCAAAGTGACaacctggagcagcaggagacaaGTCCCAGCTGCACACTGCAGTCACCCCTGGAGCGGGTGCTGAGCCTGCTGCGTCCCCGGGCTGCCCCCACCGAGCTGCGGGCCCTGGTcgtggaggagcaggaggaccTGGAGACAGATGATGAAGGCCTCATCAGCTTCGAGGAGGAGAGG GCTCAGCTCTCGTTCAACACGGACACACTATGCTGA